A region from the Stutzerimonas stutzeri genome encodes:
- a CDS encoding cobalamin-binding protein — translation MRALLLVVALLISPLLAAAERVVSLAPSLSEIMLELNADDLLVGVLDGGERPEALAGLPSVGRLGQLEMESLLALQPTLVLLWPDSISQAQREQLTQFGIPVLVAQPRSLAQLSEQFALIGERIGLGEQGRELERAFKQGLDRLRRHYHRERPLTVFYQIWNRPLYTLGGRQIISEAIEVCGGRNVFADLQLPAPQVSIESVLSRNPEVILAGSGAQLSEWKAWPQLAAVHKGQLWEVPDKGLERPSFQMLAAIGKLCEVMGRATP, via the coding sequence ATGCGTGCGCTGCTGCTGGTCGTCGCGCTATTGATCTCGCCTTTGCTGGCGGCGGCGGAGCGGGTGGTCAGCCTGGCGCCCTCGCTTAGCGAAATCATGCTGGAACTGAATGCAGACGATCTGCTGGTCGGCGTGCTCGACGGCGGCGAGCGGCCGGAAGCGCTGGCTGGCTTGCCGTCCGTGGGACGGCTCGGTCAGCTGGAAATGGAAAGCCTTCTGGCGTTGCAGCCGACACTGGTATTGCTCTGGCCGGACAGCATCAGCCAGGCGCAACGTGAACAGCTGACGCAGTTCGGCATTCCGGTGCTGGTTGCACAACCGAGGTCGCTGGCTCAGCTGTCCGAGCAATTCGCGCTGATCGGCGAGCGGATTGGGCTGGGCGAGCAGGGGCGGGAGCTCGAACGAGCGTTCAAGCAGGGGCTGGATCGGCTGCGTCGGCATTACCACCGCGAGCGTCCGCTGACGGTGTTCTATCAGATCTGGAATCGCCCGCTGTACACCCTCGGCGGTCGGCAGATCATCAGCGAGGCCATCGAAGTCTGCGGCGGTCGCAATGTGTTCGCGGATCTCCAACTGCCCGCGCCTCAGGTCAGCATCGAGTCCGTGCTGTCGCGCAATCCCGAAGTGATCCTCGCCGGCAGCGGCGCCCAGCTGTCCGAATGGAAAGCCTGGCCGCAGCTGGCGGCGGTGCACAAGGGCCAGCTATGGGAAGTGCCGGACAAGGGGCTGGAGCGGCCGAGCTTCCAGATGCTGGCTGCGATCGGGAAGCTCTGTGAGGTGATGGGGCGGGCCACTCCCTGA
- a CDS encoding TonB-dependent receptor domain-containing protein, with the protein MKLTRLALAVALLPASQAFADTNMDDSYQLPNMLVTSARQAEPRAQATAANAVFTRADIERLQARSLPELLRRVPGVQIGSAGGLPSLSLRGTGTAQTLVLLDGQRISSATSGFARLDYLAIDNIERVEVIRGPRSSLYGADAIGGVIQIFTRGGEPGLNPEVRLAAGSDHTYQRSLNFSGGTQQTRFNLGASLDEREGFDITRDERGADRDDDGQRTKALHLKLDHQFDASWKAGLSLNDQRGENEYDDANEFAPGQPQDEFRLSSYSGYLDGQLSTVWNSRLELGRSFDRNRAVGSAFNDGLLETTRHSAAWTNRLRLNENHQLSLGSDWYEDRLDATTAYQEDSRNNLAFFAQHSYQGDDFGTELGLRHDDNEQFGSHNSWNAAFSLPTGQSQRWILSYGEGFRAPTFTDLYAPPAWGPNPDLKPETSKTYELQWRADFSGTQLEASLYRTDVEDMIAWGGRQMENVNHARINGFETSVAREVLGWQTHLGLSIIDPRDRDSGRVLQRRAKRTLSLDLDRQFGEFGVGATWQAFSQRFDDGGFNASFQSERSTIPGYAVLDLRTNWQASPELRWEAKLENVLDKDYHQALYQRTFGDMDSVYGYRNQGRTGLLAVIWTPAL; encoded by the coding sequence ATGAAACTGACCCGTCTTGCCTTGGCTGTGGCGCTGCTGCCGGCCTCCCAGGCATTTGCCGATACGAACATGGATGACAGCTATCAGTTGCCGAACATGCTCGTCACCTCGGCGCGCCAAGCCGAACCGCGCGCGCAGGCCACTGCAGCCAACGCGGTATTCACCCGCGCCGACATTGAGCGTTTGCAGGCGCGGAGCCTGCCCGAGCTGCTTCGCCGAGTACCGGGCGTGCAGATCGGTAGCGCTGGTGGCCTGCCGTCACTGTCGCTGCGCGGTACCGGCACGGCGCAGACCTTGGTGTTGCTGGACGGCCAGCGAATCTCTTCGGCAACGAGTGGTTTCGCCCGCCTCGACTATCTGGCCATCGACAACATCGAGCGTGTCGAAGTCATTCGCGGCCCGCGCTCGTCGCTTTACGGCGCCGACGCCATTGGCGGCGTCATCCAGATTTTCACTCGCGGCGGTGAGCCGGGCCTGAACCCGGAAGTACGCCTGGCCGCGGGTAGCGACCACACCTACCAGCGCAGCCTGAATTTCTCTGGCGGTACCCAGCAAACCCGCTTCAACCTCGGAGCTAGCCTCGACGAGCGCGAGGGCTTCGATATCACCCGGGACGAGCGTGGCGCCGACCGCGACGACGACGGCCAGCGCACCAAAGCCCTGCACCTGAAGCTCGATCACCAGTTCGACGCCAGCTGGAAAGCTGGTCTGAGCCTTAACGATCAGCGCGGCGAGAACGAATACGACGACGCCAACGAATTCGCTCCGGGCCAACCCCAAGACGAGTTCCGGCTCAGCAGCTATAGCGGCTATCTGGACGGGCAGTTGAGCACAGTCTGGAACAGCCGGCTGGAGTTGGGGCGCAGTTTCGACCGAAACCGTGCGGTGGGCTCGGCCTTCAATGACGGCCTGCTGGAAACCACCCGTCACTCGGCCGCCTGGACCAACCGCCTGCGACTGAACGAAAACCATCAACTGAGCCTCGGCAGCGACTGGTACGAGGATCGCCTGGACGCCACCACGGCCTATCAGGAAGACAGCCGCAACAACCTGGCCTTCTTCGCCCAGCACAGCTATCAGGGCGACGACTTCGGCACGGAGCTGGGCCTGCGCCATGACGACAACGAGCAATTCGGCAGCCACAATAGCTGGAACGCAGCCTTCAGCCTGCCAACAGGCCAATCGCAGCGCTGGATACTCAGTTATGGTGAAGGCTTTCGCGCGCCGACGTTCACCGATCTCTACGCACCGCCGGCCTGGGGGCCCAATCCGGACCTGAAGCCGGAAACTTCGAAGACCTACGAGCTGCAATGGCGCGCCGATTTCAGCGGTACTCAACTCGAGGCGTCACTTTATCGCACCGATGTCGAAGACATGATCGCTTGGGGCGGTCGCCAGATGGAAAACGTAAACCACGCTCGCATCAACGGTTTCGAGACCAGCGTGGCCCGAGAGGTGCTGGGCTGGCAGACCCATCTCGGGCTGAGCATCATCGACCCTCGCGACCGGGACAGCGGTCGCGTGTTGCAACGCCGCGCCAAGCGCACGCTGAGCCTGGATCTGGATCGACAGTTCGGCGAATTTGGCGTTGGCGCGACCTGGCAGGCCTTTAGCCAACGCTTCGATGACGGCGGCTTCAATGCGAGCTTCCAATCCGAGCGAAGCACGATTCCGGGCTATGCGGTGCTCGACCTGCGCACCAACTGGCAAGCCAGTCCAGAACTACGTTGGGAAGCCAAGCTGGAAAACGTGCTAGACAAGGATTACCACCAGGCGCTGTACCAGCGCACCTTCGGCGACATGGATAGTGTCTACGGTTACCGCAATCAGGGCCGCACCGGACTGCTCGCGGTCATCTGGACGCCAGCGCTCTAA
- the ribA gene encoding GTP cyclohydrolase II, with protein sequence MSVVFVAASKLPTPFGVFTMHGFLDQDTGKEHVVLTLGDVADGKPVLGRLHSECLTGDALFSLRCDCGFQLEAALRAIAEEGRGALLYLRQEGRGIGLLNKIRAYELQDGGADTVEANERLGFAPDMRDYAICLPMLEHLGIAEIKLMTNNPRKVKALQGFGIRVAERMPLQIAHNPHNRKYLATKAGKLGHMLGEIHQGEAEQS encoded by the coding sequence GTGTCTGTCGTGTTCGTCGCCGCTTCCAAACTGCCGACGCCGTTCGGTGTGTTCACCATGCATGGTTTTCTCGATCAGGACACTGGCAAGGAACATGTCGTACTGACGCTGGGCGATGTTGCCGACGGCAAGCCCGTATTGGGTCGTCTGCATTCCGAGTGCTTGACCGGTGACGCCCTGTTCAGCTTGCGCTGCGATTGCGGTTTTCAGCTGGAGGCCGCACTGCGCGCGATTGCCGAAGAAGGCCGTGGCGCATTGCTCTATCTGCGCCAGGAAGGCCGCGGTATCGGTCTGCTGAACAAGATCCGCGCCTATGAGTTGCAGGACGGCGGCGCCGATACCGTCGAGGCCAACGAGCGTCTCGGCTTCGCGCCGGATATGCGCGACTACGCGATCTGCCTGCCGATGCTAGAGCACCTGGGCATCGCCGAGATCAAGCTGATGACCAACAACCCGCGCAAGGTGAAGGCCCTGCAAGGCTTCGGTATCCGCGTCGCCGAGCGCATGCCGCTGCAGATCGCGCACAACCCGCACAACCGCAAGTACCTCGCCACAAAGGCCGGCAAGCTCGGCCACATGCTCGGCGAAATTCACCAGGGTGAAGCCGAGCAGTCGTGA
- a CDS encoding retropepsin-like aspartic protease family protein — protein MRPVALLFATTLSILAFTALASPRVQVVGLFPGAAVLNVDGQRKLVRVGQTGPGGVEVISADTKGAVLRVDGVERNYGLSRELSAGFAEPERRQLSIAQGQGGHYWIAGSINGQPVQFLVDTGATSVAINEIQARRLGIDYRVDGRQMVVSTASGTAKAWRVSLNSVKVGAIDVLGVEAVVVEGGSPTDALLGMSFLSRVSWREEQGVLKLESKF, from the coding sequence ATGCGCCCCGTTGCCTTGTTATTCGCCACGACCCTGTCGATCCTGGCGTTCACCGCCCTGGCGTCCCCGCGTGTGCAAGTGGTCGGCCTGTTTCCCGGTGCTGCCGTGTTGAATGTCGATGGTCAGCGCAAGCTGGTACGGGTCGGTCAGACGGGCCCCGGAGGCGTCGAAGTGATCAGTGCCGACACGAAAGGCGCGGTGCTTCGGGTGGATGGCGTCGAGCGAAATTATGGGCTTTCCCGGGAGCTCAGCGCGGGTTTTGCCGAGCCCGAGCGCCGGCAGCTAAGCATTGCCCAGGGGCAGGGCGGCCACTACTGGATAGCGGGTTCCATCAACGGGCAGCCTGTGCAGTTTCTTGTCGATACCGGCGCCACGTCGGTCGCGATCAACGAAATCCAGGCTCGTCGCCTCGGCATCGACTATCGGGTCGATGGCCGGCAAATGGTCGTCAGCACCGCAAGCGGTACAGCCAAGGCCTGGCGCGTCAGTCTCAATAGCGTGAAAGTCGGCGCGATCGACGTGCTCGGGGTCGAAGCCGTCGTGGTGGAAGGCGGCTCACCTACCGATGCGCTGCTTGGCATGAGCTTTCTCAGCCGCGTCAGCTGGCGCGAGGAGCAGGGCGTCCTGAAACTGGAATCGAAGTTCTAG